The sequence GAGGAAATTATGGTGATCCTTAGAGGCTTAAAATGCTTTCAATAAACATTAACTCAGTCAAACCACCATGATTTCCTTTTTTGAACGATTACTAATCAATCAGAAGCTGGAGAAAGGCTGTGAACATAGTAGACCTGGGTTTTAGCAAAGACTAACAAAGTCTCCTGTGAGATCATCATAGATAAGATGGTGAAATGTTGGCTACATCATTGTAGAATTCAATTTGTTCCCAACTGGTTGAAAAGACATTTCACAACTAATGGTGGAAGCCTTTGTGTAAACCTGGAGGAAAGTTTCACAAGAAGAGTCAGGCTTtggttttaaacatttcaacaagTTTAACAGTTACTCTGATGAAGCCAGAAGGCACAGCTACCAGGTCTTTCTATGGAAGGAGGCTGGAAAGGATGACACGTGGAAAATAATGTCAAGATTCAAGGTAATCTCAGGGGATCATCATGGCCTTCAAAATGGCTTTAAAATGATGTAGCGAATTAATAAACTCAACATAGATTTAGGTTCAAATAGGCTGCTCTATCAGTATCAAAGATAAGTGAAGACCTGAACTGGTTTTGGCTGATTACAAGCCCAGGCGGAGCAGTGCGAGGGGGCCTTATCGAACTGCAGCGCGAATGGAGGCGCGGCTTAAGCAAAGCGGAGCATTCCTCTGATCAGACCACGTCAGACCACGTGGGAAGCAGTGTGCCCAGTGGAAGGTCACCTAGATGTCAAGAGGTTTTTCTGCAAAACTGATCTAAggaaatactgaagaaaataatcattttcaaaagaaaaaatagaaaacaaaggaaaaaaaggatacAAGCATTTTTATCCTGCAAAAGTAGATTATAGAGACTAAAGATTtccaaatttttcaaaatgaccaaatTAGATGCTCCAGGGAAGAGAGACGTAGTAAATACACCGGTCCCCAGTGAGACTCGTTATTCTGTTAGCTGGCTGGGCTCTCCGGCAGGTGGAGGGCCGAAGGATATTCTAGAAAATATTCCTATAAGTTCTTAGAGCTCTCGTGCTCACAGACGCGCCCGCTGGCGTCCTGAACCCAAGGCGGGGCgccctccctctctggctcccGGGAAGAGTCCCAGAGCGAGACACGCTTCCCGGAGGGCGGGCGGCACCGGCCAGTTCCAGTCCTCAGACCCTGGTCGCCCAGGCTTGCGCAGCACGCAACCAGGCTCTGCCTGTGCAGGGGGCGTCCTCACCCTTTCTGAACTCGGACTCGGGATCCGGGCGGTGCCAGGGTGGTGACCTTAACCCACGCTGACCCGCTGCCGCTGCGCGTAGCCTCGAGACTGGCGCGCGCCAGGCGGGGAGGACTCGGCCTGTCAGCCCGCTACCACTTCGGACACCAGAGAGCAGGAGCCTCACTGGTCCCCTTGCAGACCCACCTGGAGGAGCCCCTCATAGTCCCACAATATTTCTCACCTCTCTAGCCTCGTAACGGTGTCCCCCTTTCCCCACTATCCTAGAGGCCCCCCTCAGCCCCGCGCCTGGATCCTCTCAGAGGTCTCTCAATCCCGTTCTTTAAGGAGTGCCCCTCCACCCAAGTGTGCTCCACCAGCGCCCATATCCCTTCACCTGTAGAAAGCCGTGTTGACCCTCTTTTCGCTGGGGAAGCCCAGCATCCCGCAGACCACGTGGCTGTTGTGGGCACTCCAGCCTTTGTCACACACTTTGGACCAGCCATCTGGAAGCCTCACTTCGACCAGTCCCTCAGTCACAGGCAGGGGTCGCCTGCCCCGCCCAACTGCTGGTCGCAGTCGCACCTCCTCCACTTGCAGGTGATGCTCTACCTGAGGAGGGACCACAAGCAGAGGAAGGAATCCGGTAGCACCTTTCACATGTCCTGACACCCTTAGGGAACCCAGATTGCGTGTGCATCCTGTGAACCcagtggggagcagaggctgagGCAGGGCTGAGAGAGAGGCGTGCCTCCCCCAGTGGTGTGTTGACTGGAGTGTGGGGTGTCCAGTGGAAGTACTGCTGTGAGGTGCCCTGAGGGCTGCTCAAGGGTGCTAGGAAGGAGCACCTCACTGTCTGGAGCAGGTGGTGCACTTCACAGAGGAAGTGGCACTGGAGGAGGGGAAAGTGAGGAGGGAGATGTTCCAGGGTGCCCTGGGGACCAGGTCCCTGCCAGGTTTGTTAATGCTGAAACAAATATGGATTTTTCAGCATCTAGGAGCCCCAGCATTTGCCcccacccactcagccctccGCTTCCTATGCACCCAAATTGTCCAGTGAGCACATGGAGTCCCCTACCTTCTAGTATCTCCTCTAACTACCTACAACACCCCACCGCCCTCTCTggccatcctggctggtgtgtgtgtgtgtgtgtgtgcactgcagACCTCGATGACATTGGAGTCAGGGAAGCCAGGGAGGCGCTCGTCCTTGCAGATGACTCCAGCATCCTCATCATGGGTACAGTCActgttcccccagcccctggaggcaCATTCCGTCACGCTGCGCTCAGTCCCTCTACAGCTCAGATTGTCCAGCCAGATGCGGCCTGTGGAGGGAGAGATGAAGGGACAAAGAGGCTTGGGGAGGTAGGATGGGGGAAATGATAGGGGAGTTGGGGACAGTGAGAATGGAGGCCTCACACTTGGCCATGATGATCCCATTTTTTTGGTAagatggggtggggaagggacaaGGGACCCTGGAGGGAATAGGAAAGGAGGCATAGGATTGATAGAGGGTTGGTGGTGGTCTGGGGATGGTTAGGAATCTGGTAcagtgaataaaaaaacaagagtCAACATTGAAATTTGGCTCAGTTCTTACCCACTCAATGATAGTACAACAACCAAGAACCTGTTGTGTTAGGCACTCTGCCATGATTGCACATGCATGTCACTGTAAGAACAGAGCTGCCAGAAGATATTACCACCGCTTTACATAAAGAAACAagggttcagagaagttaaataacttgcctaagacCACACAGCCAGTGGGAGCTTAGGGGTTTGAGCCATTTGTGAGTCTTGGAAGTCTAAGGTCTGTTACCTCAGTCTCACAGTTTCCCATGTGTCCCCCTGTCTGTGCTTCCACATTGTCCCTtgtccttctctctgcctggaccTTTGAAATGACTGTCATTGACTTCCTCTCAATTGGGAGGATCCTCAAAGGTCCTCTGTCTCAGCCACTGTGCAGGGACCCCTGATGCATACCTAACCTGACAGGACTTCCCCAGCTTCTGCGGGGATACCTTCCACCTGCCCACAAAGCTATGGGAACCATTACAAAGTCCTTGTGAATCTTTATAACTTCCCCCTACCCGGTCTAATTCAGTCCTTTGATGCCATAAAAAAAGTCCCTTAGCCACATGACTGTCTTCATATTTGAAGATAAACATCATATAATTGCTACCCaaggttttttccttttcatataaaaaaaatccctggTTTCTTCAGCTACTCTTCCTTGAAGCTTGGCTTCACACCTTTGACATCTGGGCCCTGtttgggtagctcagctggttagagcattgtccagatacCCCAAGGTTGcctgatcccctgtcagggcacataaagaGCCAGCCAATGAGAGCATAActaattggaacaacaaatcgatgtttctctctctctgctgtctctcccttcctgtctctctctaaaatcaagcaataaaaaaaaaaattaaaaaatccttcaCATTTGGGCAGCTCTCCtctgaaaatatttccattttctagCATGTCTCTTACAATGTGGCATTCACAAGTGGTTCAGAAGCAGTCTAGCCAGTTGGAATTGGGGAATCCGCTGCAGACTGCACCAGCATCTGCCTGTCAATCCCATTGTGGGTTCATACAGTGCAAGCACCCCCAGGCCTCAGGTAGAATTGTTCCTAAGCTTCTACTACCCACATTCATACTCGTCCTGGTCAGTGACAGCTTGTTGGTTTTAGCTCTGGCCTATAACGTGACTTTGTCAGCTGCAGTATCTGTGATCTGTCTGTCTTTGGGACATCCAGACATCATCTACCTGCTCTCAACATCTCATCAGAGCACCTGTACTTTAACCAGGGCTCACTTAATCAGGGCTGTGCTCATGCATGGCCTTGGAGAATCATACTTTGTTCAACAGAAAGAAACTTAGATATCATGTAGTCTTTTTGCACATGGGGCATCCGAACCTCAGAGAAGGCATGGACCAGCCTAAGAACACAGAGCTCTGAGAAGTGACTATGCTGGTTGACATTAGCTATTCTTTGTGTCCTGTGTCCCTGTGGCTGTGTTATCCTGATGGTCTTGCTCCCTGAACTTAGGTCACACTTAGGCAACAACTAGGCTATACCTGGAGCAGTGCTCACCTGTTCCAGGGCCATATTTGGCGCTATGGGTCCAGCCTGTGGCCTCTGTGAAGCCCAGCTCCCGGCAGAGGACATGGGCTGCCTCTAGCGTGAAGTCATCATCACAGATGGTGCCCCATTCACCAGCTTGCTGTATCTCCACACGGCCCTCGAAGGGCTTCCTGGGGAAGCCAGCCAGCCGGAACCGCAGCCCTTGGCTCCTGGCCCTCTTCTCTGGGGCCGTGGATGGGGATGGAGATCCCAGGCACGAGCTGCACAGCAGGCACAGCAACAGCCCCCACAGGCTCCACTGCCAGACACTGACAGGCTGCATGGCAGAGAATGCCTGGGTGCCCCAGAGGGAGAGTGTGTGTGACAGAAACTGAGATTGAGCCAGGCCCAGGTCCGAGAAACAGAAATCctgagaggaaaagagacagtagTAAgaccagagacagagacagacagggactaagacagtgagagagaaacacactaAATAAGGGCTGAAACACAGAGTCAAGGAGGCACAGACTTCGAGGTGCAgagtgaggagagggagggagggaaggagggagagagagaggctgagagacTCTCCCTCCCTTTTGTAGAGTAAAACTCTCACTATTTGTTGTTAATGTGTCACAATGACCTTCCCTTGTTCTACATTGATCACCTTCATTACCCACCACTCACATCAGGGACCCAGAGATCAAAAGACAACCATTAGACACCAAGAGTAAGAGAATGGTTGAGATATAGAGATAGAGACTGAGCAAGAGACACAAAGAGGAAGACCCAGACAGACAGGATGTGAGAGGAAGGGAAATTGTGGGAATGaaaggtgggggggagagagagacagagacacagacagacagacagacaatgtTGATGATGGACAGAGGGTGATCTGGAAAGATCCAGGAACACAGAACTGTGGAATGgctgagagaggcagggagaaggtgaggaggagagggacTGACAGGAGCCAAGAAGCAGAGGCCAGGGGGACCCATTCAGCCAGTCAGACAGAGGACAGACAGCTACTGACTGTGGAGAGAAGCAGGCAAGGGGGGCTTAGGAGACCCTTGGATCTAGGGTCCTTGAATGGGGGCCAAGCCCAGAGTCCTGTCTGGGCAGATTCTGTGGCAGAGAGGGCAGAGACTAGAGTGTGCCGAGAGCCCACCGCAGGCCCTACCCAGCACACAGGCTCTCACTGCCCTGCAGGGTCAAGGGGCCCAGGAGAGCCAGGCCTccagctgggtggggggtgggggggtggggttgtCCAAGCGTCCTGCCAACATCGCCGTCAATGTCACCAGGCAACCGCAGGCCGGGGCACCATTCAGTTCCTCAGCCAAGGCCTTCCCTCCGTCAGGGGCTGAGAACAGCTCCTCTACAACGGGAGTGGGGGGCACCCAGAATACTTCCCCAGACTCGGACAAACAACCCAAGAGGACAGCTTTGTTCTGTGGACATTTTGGCTTGGGGAGCCCAGGGGTAGGGCCTCAGAGAGCAGCCCTCCGCCTTAAGGCCCTCCCAGCTGCCCTATTTGAAAAATCCTGCAGCCTCCCCCCCTTCTACTGCCCCACCCATCTCTCCGTATCTGCCTCCTCTTTCCAATCTGCTTGTCTCACTCTTCTTTGACAATAATAAAACCTTCAGCTGGTTGGCTTCCCCTCGACTCCATCCCACATCACCCCTttgccctcctggcccctccacCCATCCTCTCCAGCCGCAGCTCCCCTTCCTCAGCAGCGTGACTCCCCTACCTTTGGCTGAGCGGGGGCCCTAGACGCTGGAAGAAGATCCGGGAGACCAGTCCTAGGACTTCCAAAAAAAAGTATTCGGCCTGGGGAGACTggacccctcccctctctcccccctctccttttGTCCCTCCCACGTCCCCTAGAGCCCTCCTACATTCTGCCTTCTCTCTGAATTCCTCCTAGACCAGGTCCCTCCTCTaggtcctcccctcccccgtggAGCTGGCTGGCCGCTGTTgctccacctcccccctcccctcccctcccggccgGCTCaatgaagctttcttttcccttgGGTTGGAGGCCGGGCAGCTACGGTCAGGGAACTGGACACGCAAGAGGCCACAGGGTAGCGGACTGGCCCCGGGCGGCGGCCCCTGTGGCGGGCGGCGGGAAGGCCGCGGCTCAGTTTTGGGCTCCTGGAAACCTTCCAGTCCCGAACCCGTAGCCCGTCCTCCGTGTCCCCTGCTCCGTGTAGAGTAAATAGCCAGGATTGGGACGGGTCTGGTCGGGGGAAATGAGGCTAGGAGGACCCCATGGTCCCACCGGGTCCCCAGGATGCCCGTCAGCACTTCCCAGGTGATGTCACAGCCTTCACTACTATGTCACGTTGAGCATATGATGTCACGcgcagctccccagcccaggcgCCAGAGCGCTCTGGAGGAAACCGCGAGGTTTCTCTTGGTGGAGCCACttgtgccagggctgggggtaAGGTAGAGGCCGGGAGGGAGTGCGCCGTCCAGCTTACCTGGGGaccccccgcctcccaccccgcGCCCCGTTTCAtcttgctcttctctctcctcccccttcgcTGTCCGTGGGGTCTGGGGCCCCGAGCGGGAACGCCTCGGgcgggcccgccccgccccgcccccgccccgcctccgccCCGCCTCCAGCCTGCGAGGCCAGGAAGCAAAGAAGGAACCGCCGGGGGCCATGGACGGGGCCGTGATGGAGGGGCCGCTCTTCTTGCAGAGTCAGCGTTTCGGTACCAAGGTAGTCTGGGGCAGGGGTGTCGAACCCCATTAGAGCTAGGGGTGGGTGATAGAGCCCAGGAAGCAGGGGGCAGCGGGTAGGAGCGCGGCGCGGGAGCCGAGAGCCCCGCGAAGTTCCCGCGAAGTCTCTTCGCGCACTGCGAGGAGCCGGCTGCCAGCCGGGGGCACGCCCTCTCTGGCCCTGGGAGACTCCGCGGCGTCCTCTTCGGGTAACTTCAGCCCGGTCGCCAAGGCTTGCGCGAGTCCCCCCTTCCCCGTCGTCGGCCCTCGCCCGCTGCCTCCCCAGCGTCTCTCGCGTTTTTTCCGCAGAGGTGGAGGAAGACCTGGGCCGTGCTCTACCCGGCCAGCCCCCACGGCGTAGCGCGCCTCGAGTTCTTCGATCACAAGGGGTCGAGCTCCGGAGGGGGCCGAGTGGCCTCGCGCCGCCTGGACTGCAAGGTGATCCGTCTAGCCGAGTGTGTGAGCGTGGTGCCGGTGGTTCTGGAGAGTCTCCCTGAACCTGGGGCCTCTGCCTTCCGCCTGGACACAGCACAGCGCTCCCATCTGCTGGCCGCCGATGCCCCGTCCAGCGCCGCCTGGGTGCAAACGCTGTGCCTAAACGCCTTTCCGGTGAGGGGGCCAGGATTGCCCGCGAGGGGCTGGGACGAGCCGAATTGGGGCCCTAGAGGTGATTCGGGGTGGGGGTAGTTACAGCGGCGGAGGAACTGGGCTGTCTCAGACCCTCAGAACCGCATTGAGGGAATGACAGGGTCTTAGATACTCTTTTCTCTTTACCCCAGAAAGGCAGCTGGCCTCTGTCGCCTGCCGAGAACCCACCCAAGCTTACTGCCCTGGAGATGCTGGAGAACTCGCTGTATAGCCCCACCTGGGAAGGTAGCCGCCTGAACAGTCGGGCAGGGATGGGGTGGAAAGGTGCCCTGGGAAGGGGCTGATTAGAGGGTCCAGGGACCCATTCGGAAGTAGGAAGTTTCTGAGAGCTGGCTTTCAAGTTGAGTGCTGGGATGATCTGCCCCCCCACTTCCTGGTCAGGTGCCAGGCTAATTGTGTATTCCCTCCAGGATCCCAGTTCTGGGTAACTGTGCAGAGGACTGAAGCTGCTGAGCGCTGTGGCCTGCAAGGCTCCTATGTGCTGAGGGTGGAGGCTGAGAGGCTGACTCTCCTGACTGTGGGAACTCAGAATCAGATACTGGAGCCACTCCTCTCTTGGCCCTACACTCTGTTGCGTCGCTACGGCCGAGACAAGGTGGCTATGCTGTCCTGGAGGGTTGACTTTctggggccagggctgtgggctgtgttgcgtgggacagggcagggcaggaaggtGGGAAGCTCTGCCTTCTGATAACCCTTTTTTGCCTAGCCCAggagcccacctccctccccagctagTCTTTTCTTTGTAGACCCCCTAACTAGTTTGGCCCTGTGACTCACCATGCCTGATGGCTCTTGGTAATgtgcttcccttcctcctcctttcaggTAATGTTCTCATTTGAGGCTGGCCGGCGCTGTCCCTCTGGCCCTGGAACATTCACCTTCCAGACAGCACAGGGAAATGACATCTTTCAGGCTGTTGAGACCGCTATCCAACGGCAGAAGGCCCAGGGCAAGGCTGGTCAGGGACAGGATGTTGTTAGAGCTGATTCCCGAGAAGAACTGGCAGAGCAGAAGCTGGCTTCCCACCCTGGTGCCCAGGAGCTCCCAGGCAGCCCTCCGGTCCTGTATGCTGAACCCTTAGACTCCCTGCGAGTTCCTCCAGGTCCTTCCCAGGATTCCCTCTACTCAGACCCTTTGGACAGCACCCCTGCGCTGGCAGGGGAAAGGGTACAGTTAAAGAAAACTCTCTATTGGAACTTGTATGAGCATGTGCAGCAGCAGTTGATGAAGGCCAAGCTGAAGGACCCCAAAGAGGACCCCATCTATGATGAACCCGAAGGCCTGGCTCCAGCCGCTCTCCGGGGCCTTTACGATTTGCCTCAGGAACCCAAGGATGCATGGTGGTGCCAGGCTCGAGTGAAAGAGGAGGGCTATGAGCTCCCCTACAACCCTGCCACAGATGACTACGCCGTGCCTCCCCCTTCTCGGATCACAAAGCCCCTGCCAGCTCCcaagccccagggcctggccttcCCTGAACCTGGTGCTGCAACTGGCAGTGGCAGCAAAAGCCACAGCTCAGACACTGCCCTGTACAGCCAGGTCCAGAAGAGCAGAGCCTCAGGGAGCTGGGACTGTGAGTTCTCTAGAGCGGAGGCTGACAGGATTGGGGTCAAGTCAGAGGGCTCCACATGAGAAGCTGGGCGAGGCTTGGGGAGCTGGTAGGACCATGGAGAGGTGGCATTGGGGATCAAAGAAACCTTTTAGAACCAGTGGAAACCAGAGGGCTGGAGGGGCCTGTGTGAGACTGGGGGACCAGACATATCAGGGGAGTCAAGGGAAGAATGTTTAATCCCTGGAAGTCCTGGAAGTGGGACAGatggcaggggcctggggggtggggcctggggacacCATCAACCTTAAGCCATCTGCCCAAAAGGAATGGAAAGCTGCTGGACCAGATCTGCAGAAAGGGTCAGTACAGTGGGAGGGGCCTGCATGGAGGCTATAGGGAGATGCTGGACTGTGCCTGGATCCTTTCCTCTGCATTGTTCTTTgccagagatttattttttaaaaagttgtattctCATTAAAATCAGTTTGGATTTAAGAGGTCTATGTGTGTGAATGGTCACAGAGAGGACACAGAGGCAGGGTGTGCTGTGGGTGTGGAGGGCACAGCACAGGACAACCAGGAATGTGCTGGGGGCTGTGCAAGGAGGGAAGGGCCCCAGGGCGGCGTGCTGAGCTGACTGCCTGTTCAAAGCTTGGGTGGTCCATCCAGCCCATCTGGGCTTGACTCTATCTCTGTGGCCTTGGGTGAATTTTATAACATCTGCAACCCCCAGTTACCCCTGCTGTCCTTTGTAAACTGAGAACACTTAATAACAGGCtgtacctcacagggttgttggtATGGAAGGGGTTAAGTTTTTCAAGTACTTGGTGCAATTTGGAGCACAGCGCTGATGGGAAGCTAGGCAGGTGAAGAGAGGGGAACAGGAAGGGAATAGGTCTTTTTCATGTCATCCGCTCCCCTGTTCTCAGCCACAGGATCCCCAACCCCACCCATACAACTTTGCTCATAGGTAATGAGCACCAGTCACTTTTCTGTCTGGAGCCTAAACGGAACTGCATACAGCGTGGTAGGGAGAGGGGCACAGGCTTGGATTtcagtccttgtttttcatgagcTCTGAAAATATCCTTGTTTATTGAGGCCCAGTTTCCTGGAGGTTATATGACATCCACCTGCTTACATAGAGCTACAAGGAGAAATTCAGGGCTGGAAATGCTCCTAACAATGGTGTTGGTTTACTGGGTGTTTAATCTTCATCTGTGTTAACAGTATCAAATGACCCAAAAGAAAACTTGCTGCTTGGAGAAGCAAGAGGCTTGGTTCTTGTGCCTCTTCCCAGGCTGAGTGGGGTGGTGGCAggactggggacagaggaggggaaggctgtTTCTCAGTCACCTAGAGCTCACCGAGGCTCAGGTGGATGGAAGGCAAACCTGGCCTCAGAACACCATCGGGTGAGCCCTATCATGGATGTGGTTGAGCAGGGCGGCCAGGCTCTGGTGCTGGTTACTTAAGGCCCTGAGGGgtactcctcctcctcttcctcctcctcagaaAGCTGGAAGATGGCTTCTGAGGAGGCTTTGCTGGCTGCTGGCACCTTGGGGGCTCTGCCAGGGG is a genomic window of Phyllostomus discolor isolate MPI-MPIP mPhyDis1 chromosome 6, mPhyDis1.pri.v3, whole genome shotgun sequence containing:
- the DOK1 gene encoding docking protein 1 isoform X1 — its product is MDGAVMEGPLFLQSQRFGTKRWRKTWAVLYPASPHGVARLEFFDHKGSSSGGGRVASRRLDCKVIRLAECVSVVPVVLESLPEPGASAFRLDTAQRSHLLAADAPSSAAWVQTLCLNAFPKGSWPLSPAENPPKLTALEMLENSLYSPTWEGSQFWVTVQRTEAAERCGLQGSYVLRVEAERLTLLTVGTQNQILEPLLSWPYTLLRRYGRDKVMFSFEAGRRCPSGPGTFTFQTAQGNDIFQAVETAIQRQKAQGKAGQGQDVVRADSREELAEQKLASHPGAQELPGSPPVLYAEPLDSLRVPPGPSQDSLYSDPLDSTPALAGERVQLKKTLYWNLYEHVQQQLMKAKLKDPKEDPIYDEPEGLAPAALRGLYDLPQEPKDAWWCQARVKEEGYELPYNPATDDYAVPPPSRITKPLPAPKPQGLAFPEPGAATGSGSKSHSSDTALYSQVQKSRASGSWDCEFSRAEADRIGVKSEGST
- the DOK1 gene encoding docking protein 1 isoform X2; amino-acid sequence: MFSFEAGRRCPSGPGTFTFQTAQGNDIFQAVETAIQRQKAQGKAGQGQDVVRADSREELAEQKLASHPGAQELPGSPPVLYAEPLDSLRVPPGPSQDSLYSDPLDSTPALAGERVQLKKTLYWNLYEHVQQQLMKAKLKDPKEDPIYDEPEGLAPAALRGLYDLPQEPKDAWWCQARVKEEGYELPYNPATDDYAVPPPSRITKPLPAPKPQGLAFPEPGAATGSGSKSHSSDTALYSQVQKSRASGSWDCEFSRAEADRIGVKSEGST